Genomic window (Streptomyces sp. NBC_01431):
GTCACCCTCGCCGAGGCCCAGTTCCGCGACTTCACCCCGTACAAGGGGAGTTACACGCCTCCGCTCGGCTGCGGCGACCGCTGGAGCAAGGTGGTGCTGCGCCTCACCGGCAACGTCAAGGGGCGCCAGTACGACCGCCTCGGCTACCTCCACGTCGGAGGGGCCGAGGTGCTGCGCACCTCGACGCCCGAGCCCTCCATGGACGGCATCGCGTGGAACGTCGAGAAGGACGTCACGCGCTACAGCGACACCTTCCGCTCCGCGCAGCCCGTCGAGATGCTCATCGGCAACGTCGTCGACGCCACCTACACCGGTGTCATCAACGTCAAGGTGACGCTCACCTTCTACGCCGCCGACGGCCGCACCCCGCCGGCCGCCGTCCCCGACAAGGTGCTCCCGCTCGGCAGCCCCCAGGTGACCACGCCGCGCAACTCCGAGAAGATCGTCGCCGAGGTGTACGCCACCGGCTCCGGCGGCGGCTGCGAGGAGTTCTGGTACCTGGCGGTCCCCGACCCCGCCCCGTACTCCTGCAAGGCGACGGCCGGGCCCAACCGCGAGGTGCAGATCAAGGTCGACGGCCAACTCGCGGGCATAGCGGCCCCGTTCCCGACGGTATGGACCGGCGGCTGGTCCAACCCCTTCCTCTGGTACGTGATTCCGGCGCCCCGCGCCTTCGACGTGAAACCGGTCGACTACGACCTGACGCCGTACGCCGCGCTGCTCAACGACGGCAGGCCGCACCAGGTCGAGGTGTCCGTCGCCGGGGTCCCGGCCGGTCAGGACGGCTGGTCGACGCCGACCAACCTGCTCATCTGGCAGGACAAGGCGAGCTCTGTCGTCTCCGGTGCGCTGACCCGCCACGACGAGAGTTCGCCGGTCGACGTGACCACGTACAAGCCGGGCTCACCGGAACTGCGGCTGGACGCGAACAGCAGCCACCGGCTCACCACGGCCGGGTACCTGAACACCTCGCACGGCCGCGTCACGACGACGGTGGCCCGCTCGGTCTCCAGTGACTCGGTGCACCGCTGGACCGAGGGCGAGAACACCGATGCGCTGAAGGGGAGTTGGCGCGACGACCAGAGCGTCACCACCGACGGCCGGGGTCCCGCGGTGACGGTCCGCGACAACCGCACCTACACGATGGACGGCACCACGACCATCGGCACGGACAACCGGCTGCGCACCGCGATCACCCTCGGCGACCGCGCCGAAGCCGTCACCCTGCGCGGTGCGCACACCACCGCCTGGTCGCACCTCGACGACACGTACCAGGGCGACGCCTCGTGGACCATGAACGTGCCGCGCGAGCAGCGCCACGCGGTGGGCACCTCCGCGGAGCGCTACCGCCTGTACACCCAGGACAGCTGCTGGGACCGCGGTCTGAAGACGGCCCAGGGGACCCTGACCCAGGACACCCGCCGCTGCTGACGCCCCCTCAGCACACCTGCACACCTGCACACCTGCACGGCGTCACGCCCCGGCAGGCTTCTCGGAGCCCATGCCGGGGCGTGGCCGTTTCCACCAGGTGGCCGCGCCGTACCCGCCTCGCCGGGGCGCTCAAGGGGCGCGGGCGACTACCGCGCACGGTCCGCGGGCGAGTTCCCGCGCCGTGCCGAACGCCCGGCCGTGCCCGAGGCGCCGCGGCCCTGCGTGACGCGGACTCTCAGCAGCGGCGCTCCGCGGATCCGTCCACCAGAGCGTTCAGCAGACCGCCGAGCACCTCGCGCTGGTCGGCGGACAAGGGGGCCAGGATCTCCTCGGCGGCGCCCCGGCGGGCGCTGCGCAGCGCCCGCAGCGTGGCGCGGCCCGCGTCGGTGAGCTCGATCCGGATCACGCGGCGACTGGCCGGATCCGGGACCCGGCGGACGTCGCCGCTCTCCTCCAGCGCGTCGACCAGGGTGGTCACCGCGCGCGGGACGACTTCGAGGCGGGCGGCCAGATCGGCCATGCGCGGCGGCTCCGCGCAGTGCGCGACCGTGCGCAGCAGCCGGGACTGCGCCGGCGTGATGCCGACCGGCTCCAGGTACTGCTTCTGGATCCGGTGCAGTCGGCGGGTCAGCCGCAGCAACTGCTCGGCCAGCAGACCGTCGGCGTCGGGGGCCCGGGAGATGTGAGGCTGCATACCGGGAACAATAACAGGACCTCGTACATTGTGAGTATAGGTAACAGTGAGCTATGCTCCCGAAATCGTCGTCCTCCCGCCCGCCGGCGGGCGGCCCTCACACCCTGTCGAAGGAGCCCATGCGCCCCGAACACTCCACATGGACACCCCCGCCGCGCGGCACCGAGCCCCAGGAACCGGCCCAGGTCCGCCGCATCCTCGGCCTCTTCCGTCCCTACCGGGGGCGGCTCGCGATCGTCGGGCTGCTCGTCGCCGCGTCTTCGCTCGTCTCGGTCGCCTCGCCGTTCCTGCTGCGCGAGATCCTCGACGTGGCCATCCCGCAGGGCCGTACCGGCCTGCTGAGCCTGCTCGCCCTCGGCATGATCGCCACGGCGGTCGTCACCAGCGTCTTCGGAGTTCTCCAGACCCTGATCAGCACCACCGTCGGCCAGCGCGTCATGCACGACCTGCGCACCGCGGTCTACGCCCAGCTCCAGCGGATGCCCCTCGCCTTCTTCACCAGGACCCGCACCGGTGAGGTGCAGTCCCGCATCGCCAACGACATCGGCGGCATGCAGGCGACCGTCACCTCCACCGCGACCTCGCTGGTCTCCAACCTCACGGCCGTCGTCGCCTCCGTCGTCGCGATGCTCGCGCTCGACTGGCGTCTGACGATCGTCTCGCTGCTCCTGCTGCCCGTGTTCGTATGGATCAGCCGCCGGGTCGGCCGCGAACGCAAGAAGATCACCACCCAGCGCCAGAAGCAGATGGCCGCCATGGCCGCCGAGGTCACCGAATCGCTGTCGGTCAGCGGCATCCTGCTCGGCCGCACCATGGGCCGCTCCGATTCGCTGACGAAGTCCTTCGCCGCCGAGTCCGAGCTCCTCGTCGATCTCGAAGTGCGCTCCAACATGGCCGGACGCTGGCGGATGTCCACGATCGGCATCGTCATGGCCGCCATGCCCGCGGTCATCTACTGGGCGGCGGGCCTGGCGCTGGATGCGGGTGGCCCCGCGGTCTCCATCGGTACCCTCGTCGCCTTCGTCTCGCTCCAGCAGGGCCTGTTCCGGCCCGCCGTGAGCCTGCTGTCCACGGGGGTCCAGATGCAGACCTCGCTCGCGCTCTTCCAGCGGATCTTCGAGTACCTCGACCTGCCGGTCGACATCACCGAGCCCGACGAGCCGGTCCGCCTGACCGAGGCGCGCGGCGCCATCCGTTTCGAGGGCGTCGACTTCCGGTACGACGAGAAGCAGCCGCAGCCCACGCTGTCCGGCATCGACCTGGCCGTCCCCGCCGGTGGCAGCCTCGCCGTCGTCGGCCCCACCGGCTCCGGCAAGTCCACGCTCAGCTACCTGGTGCCGCGGCTGTACGACGTCACCGCGGGCCGCGTCACCCTCGACGGGGTGGACGTGCGCGACCTGGACTTCGACAGCCTGGCCCGC
Coding sequences:
- a CDS encoding peptide-N4-asparagine amidase, giving the protein MRRRRIMSMLGGLTLAAGLVLGAGPAAAADTPPTEFGTDWHDPLTAAPPVATPHTKSCQVTLAEAQFRDFTPYKGSYTPPLGCGDRWSKVVLRLTGNVKGRQYDRLGYLHVGGAEVLRTSTPEPSMDGIAWNVEKDVTRYSDTFRSAQPVEMLIGNVVDATYTGVINVKVTLTFYAADGRTPPAAVPDKVLPLGSPQVTTPRNSEKIVAEVYATGSGGGCEEFWYLAVPDPAPYSCKATAGPNREVQIKVDGQLAGIAAPFPTVWTGGWSNPFLWYVIPAPRAFDVKPVDYDLTPYAALLNDGRPHQVEVSVAGVPAGQDGWSTPTNLLIWQDKASSVVSGALTRHDESSPVDVTTYKPGSPELRLDANSSHRLTTAGYLNTSHGRVTTTVARSVSSDSVHRWTEGENTDALKGSWRDDQSVTTDGRGPAVTVRDNRTYTMDGTTTIGTDNRLRTAITLGDRAEAVTLRGAHTTAWSHLDDTYQGDASWTMNVPREQRHAVGTSAERYRLYTQDSCWDRGLKTAQGTLTQDTRRC
- a CDS encoding ABC transporter ATP-binding protein, whose product is MRPEHSTWTPPPRGTEPQEPAQVRRILGLFRPYRGRLAIVGLLVAASSLVSVASPFLLREILDVAIPQGRTGLLSLLALGMIATAVVTSVFGVLQTLISTTVGQRVMHDLRTAVYAQLQRMPLAFFTRTRTGEVQSRIANDIGGMQATVTSTATSLVSNLTAVVASVVAMLALDWRLTIVSLLLLPVFVWISRRVGRERKKITTQRQKQMAAMAAEVTESLSVSGILLGRTMGRSDSLTKSFAAESELLVDLEVRSNMAGRWRMSTIGIVMAAMPAVIYWAAGLALDAGGPAVSIGTLVAFVSLQQGLFRPAVSLLSTGVQMQTSLALFQRIFEYLDLPVDITEPDEPVRLTEARGAIRFEGVDFRYDEKQPQPTLSGIDLAVPAGGSLAVVGPTGSGKSTLSYLVPRLYDVTAGRVTLDGVDVRDLDFDSLARSVGVVSQETYLFHASVAENLRFAKPEATDEELEEAARAAQIHDHIASLPDGYDTLVGERGYRFSGGEKQRLAIARTILRDPPVLILDEATSALDTRTEHAVQQAIDALSEGRTTITIAHRLSTVRDADQIVVLDGGLIAERGTHEELLDRNGRYAALVRRDAELAPIHS
- a CDS encoding MarR family winged helix-turn-helix transcriptional regulator, with protein sequence MQPHISRAPDADGLLAEQLLRLTRRLHRIQKQYLEPVGITPAQSRLLRTVAHCAEPPRMADLAARLEVVPRAVTTLVDALEESGDVRRVPDPASRRVIRIELTDAGRATLRALRSARRGAAEEILAPLSADQREVLGGLLNALVDGSAERRC